A region from the Leptospirillum ferriphilum ML-04 genome encodes:
- a CDS encoding Mu transposase domain-containing protein has protein sequence MVGYVKAHFFVRYASFDSLDHLNRLAERCLREEADQRLHGTVRKIVADRFAREAPELLPLPAVRFDTSYRENRQVSWDGYVEIRGNRYSVPASLCGQTVAVRIVLDDQVRIFDREDRIAATHRLRPFRDEGWVTVPEHHAALWKEAFQVMKRDLSVYEEVATCS, from the coding sequence ATGGTCGGGTATGTGAAGGCCCACTTCTTCGTCCGGTACGCGTCGTTCGACAGTCTGGATCATCTGAACCGGCTGGCCGAACGATGTCTCCGAGAGGAGGCCGACCAACGCCTCCACGGAACGGTCCGGAAGATCGTCGCCGACCGGTTTGCCCGGGAAGCGCCGGAGCTTCTGCCCCTTCCGGCCGTCCGGTTCGACACCTCCTACCGGGAGAACCGGCAGGTCTCCTGGGACGGGTACGTGGAGATCCGGGGGAACCGGTACAGCGTGCCCGCGTCGCTGTGCGGGCAGACCGTGGCCGTCCGGATCGTTCTCGACGACCAGGTGCGGATCTTCGACCGGGAAGACCGGATCGCCGCCACGCACCGCCTGAGACCGTTCAGGGACGAGGGATGGGTGACGGTTCCGGAGCACCATGCGGCCTTGTGGAAAGAAGCCTTCCAGGTCATGAAGCGGGATCTCTCCGTCTACGAGGAGGTGGCGACATGCAGCTAG
- a CDS encoding efflux RND transporter permease subunit translates to MIAHIIDWSVRRRYWVLGLSLILLGWGSVSLIKSPLDAIPDLSDTQVIVKAVYHGQPPSVVENQVTYPLTTAFLTIPGVRHVRGYSDFGNSLIYILFKEGTDQYWARSRVLEYLNQVESRLPPGVTATLGPDATGLGWVYEYALVDRTHSYDLSQLRALQDWFLKFELQSIHGVAEVASVGGMVKEFQVEVDPRKLLAYHVSLSRVEQAIRASNGDVGGSVVDMGEAQYMVRTRGYIHTLSDIRSIPLAVGPKGDPVRLSEVASVHLGPELRQGVAELDGKGEVAGGIVITRGGTNALDVIRAVKEKIHSLSPMLPPGVEVVTTYDRSRLILKSIRNLLEKLLEESIAVSLVCLVFLSRIRSSLVAILSLPVGIFAAFVLMARQGLTANIMSLGGIAVSIGVMVDAAIVMIENMHKHRERSEDTESPWETALSSAREVGPSLFFSLLVITVSFLPIFALQEQEGRLFKPLAFTKTWSIAISAGLSITLVPVLMGFLIRGKIPPERNNPVNRILVALYRPVIGWVLRHRRLTLLLAAGCLLTAAIPLTRLGTEFMPPLYEGDLLYMPTLTPGVSVGESAHLLQITDRLIRTVPEVDRVFGQSGRAETATDSAHLTMFDTVVMLKPRNEWRPGMTLSRLKEELDRVVPLPGVSNIWTMPIINRVNMLSTGIKSPLGLKVTAPSLETIDRLDRQIRDVLRTLPETASVYADRLTGGRYISINIHRFRAARYGLNADDINRMVRTAIGGETLTTVLQGRERFPVNLRYPRDDRGSLEAIGSLPVPTPGGGQVPLSRLASLTIEEGPTMIKTENARLTGWIYIDIKGSDLGGYVARAKKAIARSITLPAGTTLSWSGQYTSIERARKRLALVLPLTLLIIVALLYVHFRNLTKTGMVLLSLPFSVLGSLWFLYALHYRLSVAVITGMIALAGIAVEFGIVIILYLDRSVERRSLKGTLSTPEDLDHVIVEGTLYRLRPIAMTGTVIIAGLLPIMLSHGTGSDVMKRIAAPMVGGMATAIVLSLLVIPVLYRVWKEADIRRARTDRGQGLQPPQRKGTDPLPTQSHFQQGDQT, encoded by the coding sequence ATGATCGCCCACATTATCGACTGGTCCGTCCGGAGACGGTATTGGGTCCTTGGCCTTTCCCTGATCCTTCTTGGCTGGGGAAGCGTGTCCCTGATCAAAAGCCCCCTGGATGCGATCCCAGACCTGTCCGACACACAGGTTATCGTCAAGGCCGTCTACCATGGACAGCCTCCATCCGTCGTCGAGAACCAGGTGACCTATCCCCTGACGACCGCGTTCCTGACGATCCCGGGCGTTCGCCATGTCCGCGGCTACTCGGACTTCGGGAACTCCCTCATTTACATTCTTTTCAAGGAGGGAACCGACCAATACTGGGCCCGTTCCCGGGTCCTGGAATATCTGAATCAGGTCGAAAGCCGCCTTCCTCCCGGGGTCACCGCCACACTGGGTCCGGATGCCACCGGCCTCGGGTGGGTCTATGAATACGCCCTGGTCGACCGCACGCACAGTTACGATCTGTCCCAGCTTCGGGCCCTTCAGGACTGGTTTCTGAAATTCGAGCTCCAGAGCATCCACGGCGTGGCGGAAGTGGCGTCGGTCGGCGGGATGGTGAAGGAATTCCAGGTCGAGGTGGACCCCAGGAAACTCCTGGCCTATCACGTGAGCCTATCCCGTGTGGAACAGGCGATCCGGGCTTCGAACGGAGACGTAGGCGGGTCGGTGGTGGATATGGGGGAAGCCCAGTACATGGTCCGGACCCGCGGGTATATCCATACCCTTTCGGACATCCGGAGCATCCCCCTTGCGGTGGGCCCGAAGGGGGACCCTGTCCGGCTTTCCGAGGTGGCCTCTGTCCATCTCGGTCCGGAACTCCGGCAGGGGGTGGCGGAGCTTGACGGAAAGGGCGAAGTCGCGGGGGGAATCGTCATCACCCGGGGCGGAACCAACGCCCTCGATGTCATCCGGGCGGTGAAGGAGAAGATCCATTCGCTTTCCCCGATGCTGCCCCCCGGCGTCGAGGTGGTCACGACCTACGACCGCTCCCGGCTGATCCTGAAAAGCATCCGGAACCTCCTGGAAAAACTCCTGGAAGAGTCGATCGCGGTGTCCCTGGTCTGTCTTGTGTTCCTGTCCCGTATCCGCTCCTCCCTGGTGGCCATCCTGAGCCTTCCGGTCGGCATCTTTGCGGCATTCGTCCTGATGGCGCGCCAAGGGCTCACCGCCAATATCATGTCTCTCGGAGGGATCGCAGTCTCCATCGGGGTCATGGTGGACGCGGCCATCGTGATGATCGAAAACATGCACAAGCACCGGGAGCGTTCCGAAGACACGGAAAGCCCTTGGGAAACGGCTCTCAGTTCCGCACGGGAAGTCGGTCCGTCCCTCTTTTTCTCTCTCCTGGTGATCACGGTGTCCTTCCTTCCAATCTTTGCCCTTCAGGAACAGGAAGGACGTCTTTTCAAGCCCCTGGCCTTCACCAAAACCTGGTCCATCGCCATTTCGGCCGGCCTGTCGATCACCCTGGTTCCCGTCCTGATGGGATTTCTGATCCGCGGGAAGATCCCCCCGGAGCGGAACAATCCCGTCAACCGGATCCTGGTCGCCCTCTACCGACCGGTCATCGGCTGGGTGCTCCGCCATCGCCGACTCACCCTTCTTCTGGCCGCGGGGTGCCTCCTGACGGCGGCGATCCCCCTGACCCGCCTGGGAACGGAGTTCATGCCGCCCTTGTACGAAGGGGATCTCCTGTACATGCCGACCCTGACTCCCGGCGTCTCCGTGGGAGAATCGGCCCACCTGCTCCAGATCACCGACCGCCTGATCCGCACCGTGCCGGAGGTGGACCGGGTTTTCGGCCAATCCGGCCGGGCGGAAACCGCGACCGATTCGGCGCACCTGACCATGTTCGACACGGTCGTCATGCTGAAACCCCGAAACGAGTGGCGTCCCGGGATGACCCTTTCCCGGCTCAAGGAAGAGCTTGACCGCGTCGTTCCCCTTCCGGGCGTCTCCAATATCTGGACGATGCCTATCATCAACCGGGTGAACATGCTGTCGACCGGAATCAAGTCGCCCCTCGGCCTCAAGGTGACAGCCCCGTCGCTCGAGACGATCGACCGGCTCGACCGCCAGATCCGCGACGTATTGCGGACACTTCCGGAGACTGCGTCGGTCTATGCCGACCGGCTCACAGGAGGGCGATATATCTCCATCAACATTCACCGATTTCGCGCAGCTCGATATGGTCTGAACGCAGACGACATCAACCGCATGGTCCGGACCGCCATCGGGGGAGAGACCTTGACGACGGTGCTCCAGGGCCGCGAGCGCTTCCCGGTGAACCTGCGGTATCCACGAGACGATAGGGGATCCCTCGAAGCGATCGGATCCCTTCCGGTGCCCACTCCGGGAGGGGGGCAGGTCCCGCTGTCCCGTCTTGCTTCGCTTACGATCGAAGAGGGTCCCACGATGATCAAAACCGAAAACGCCCGGCTGACCGGGTGGATCTATATTGACATCAAGGGAAGCGATCTGGGGGGGTATGTCGCCCGGGCCAAAAAGGCAATTGCCCGATCCATTACCCTTCCGGCAGGAACAACGCTGTCCTGGTCGGGACAATACACCTCGATCGAACGGGCGCGCAAAAGGCTGGCTCTCGTTCTCCCCCTGACCCTCCTGATCATCGTCGCCCTCCTTTACGTCCATTTCCGAAATCTCACCAAGACGGGAATGGTCCTCTTGTCCCTGCCGTTCTCAGTGCTCGGAAGCCTGTGGTTTCTTTACGCCCTTCACTACCGCCTCTCCGTGGCGGTCATCACGGGGATGATCGCCTTGGCCGGGATCGCGGTCGAATTCGGGATCGTGATAATTCTCTACCTCGATCGTTCCGTCGAACGGCGAAGTCTTAAGGGAACGCTTTCGACACCGGAAGACCTCGACCACGTCATCGTCGAAGGAACGCTTTACCGCCTGCGTCCGATCGCCATGACGGGAACCGTCATTATTGCGGGACTCCTGCCGATCATGCTGAGCCACGGGACGGGATCGGACGTCATGAAACGGATCGCCGCCCCGATGGTGGGCGGAATGGCGACGGCAATCGTTTTAAGTCTTTTGGTGATCCCCGTTCTGTACAGGGTGTGGAAGGAGGCCGACATCCGTAGAGCCAGAACGGACAGGGGACAGGGCCTCCAACCCCCACAGCGGAAGGGGACGGATCCCCTTCCCACGCAATCCCACTTCCAACAAGGAGACCAAACATGA
- the istB gene encoding IS21-like element helper ATPase IstB, which produces MQLDSLLEKLKMDHLSSRLDSVCEQASKRDLDYKGFLAEALSAEWSGRHGKGVEMRLSQAHFPVVKTLGQFDFGFQPSLDKKVLRELSGMGFVERSENVIFLGPPGVGKSHLAIALGVKAVEAGYRVLFLTLEELLTRLMRAQSENRLERMLQQLVYPRLLILDEIGYLPMSREEASLFFRLLCRRYEKASLVLTSNKSFLDWGDIFGDQVLATAILDRLLHHATTVNIKGESYRLKEKRRAGLLESRTVPPEEQEPLEVPT; this is translated from the coding sequence ATGCAGCTAGACTCCCTCCTCGAAAAACTGAAGATGGACCATCTGTCGTCGCGCCTGGACAGCGTATGCGAGCAGGCGTCCAAACGGGATCTCGACTACAAGGGCTTCCTGGCCGAGGCCCTGTCCGCTGAATGGAGCGGACGGCACGGCAAGGGGGTGGAGATGCGGCTGTCCCAGGCGCACTTCCCGGTGGTGAAGACGCTGGGGCAGTTCGACTTTGGCTTCCAGCCCTCCCTGGACAAAAAGGTTCTCCGGGAGCTGTCCGGGATGGGCTTTGTGGAACGCAGCGAGAACGTGATCTTTCTCGGACCGCCCGGGGTGGGGAAAAGCCATCTGGCGATCGCTCTGGGGGTCAAGGCCGTGGAAGCGGGGTACCGGGTCCTGTTTCTGACCCTGGAGGAGCTTCTGACCCGCCTCATGCGGGCCCAGTCCGAAAACCGGCTCGAGCGGATGCTCCAGCAGCTGGTCTACCCCCGCCTCCTGATCCTGGACGAGATCGGGTATCTGCCGATGTCCCGGGAGGAAGCGAGTCTCTTCTTCCGGCTTCTCTGCCGGCGGTACGAGAAGGCGAGCCTCGTCCTGACCTCGAACAAGAGCTTCCTGGATTGGGGGGACATCTTTGGGGACCAGGTCCTGGCCACCGCCATTTTGGACCGGCTCCTGCACCATGCGACGACCGTCAATATCAAGGGCGAATCGTACCGGCTCAAGGAAAAAAGGAGAGCGGGGCTTTTGGAATCCAGGACCGTTCCTCCGGAGGAACAGGAACCCCTTGAGGTTCCGACGTGA
- a CDS encoding glycosyltransferase family 4 protein: MKVFVDATPIAINRTAVYHIAWDIIDYFSQKYDASVLIYDRICSSDEIEKVRMDCNTDLIRRAQKGVSDFLHSDWNRMKNNVRSDLGIERHCVIYLDPLYCLFDRSIDDSVVLVHDLTPLTYPSWHEPMVCESYKRAYEKIQESHASLVAVSHSTARDLWVNLGISRHQIRVAHLYHRKMKAHLTADSDDFTNREKKFLFVGSLEERKNIKGLIMAFHLSGLQESGFSLVIVGGDGYGSEEIRRLVAKIKGVKLAGFIDDRDLEKLYRTSWAFIYPSMWEGFGLPLLEAMARGLPCIASSHSAVKEVGADAALFIQSSDVGSISKALIQSSKWEPKERENYMLRSLERSKAFSFEKFISIIEDAVIEISARKSGEFFDVEHESQLPPSFLTFPWIEQFPKSFGDMPESHSEAYLILILQLARIRMERRFVELSKKDLDAKERSSVEREFSSIEFAIEARIRELKRLKNYKEGVID, encoded by the coding sequence TTGAAAGTCTTCGTTGACGCTACCCCAATCGCTATTAATCGAACCGCAGTCTATCATATAGCATGGGATATAATTGACTACTTCTCGCAAAAATATGACGCTTCTGTTCTAATTTATGATCGAATTTGCTCATCTGATGAAATTGAAAAAGTTCGAATGGATTGCAATACGGACTTGATTCGAAGAGCTCAAAAAGGGGTATCAGATTTTCTTCATTCTGATTGGAATAGGATGAAAAATAATGTCAGATCCGATCTAGGAATAGAAAGACATTGTGTTATTTATCTTGATCCCCTCTATTGCCTTTTTGATCGTTCCATTGATGATTCAGTTGTGCTTGTCCATGATTTGACTCCCTTGACCTATCCTTCCTGGCATGAGCCCATGGTTTGCGAGTCCTATAAACGCGCTTATGAGAAGATTCAGGAATCCCATGCTTCACTTGTGGCAGTTAGCCATAGTACTGCCCGAGATCTATGGGTAAATTTGGGAATTTCGAGACATCAGATAAGAGTTGCCCATCTATACCATCGTAAGATGAAGGCTCACTTAACGGCAGATTCAGATGATTTTACGAATCGTGAAAAAAAGTTTCTTTTTGTTGGAAGTCTTGAGGAAAGAAAGAATATTAAAGGTTTAATCATGGCATTTCATTTGAGTGGGCTTCAGGAAAGTGGGTTTAGTTTAGTTATTGTCGGTGGGGATGGATACGGAAGTGAGGAAATAAGACGGCTTGTTGCAAAGATCAAAGGGGTCAAACTTGCCGGATTTATTGACGACAGGGATCTCGAGAAGCTTTATCGGACATCATGGGCCTTTATTTACCCATCTATGTGGGAAGGGTTTGGTCTACCGTTGTTAGAGGCTATGGCAAGAGGGCTTCCCTGTATCGCATCGTCTCATTCAGCGGTTAAGGAAGTGGGTGCAGATGCAGCGTTGTTTATTCAGTCAAGTGATGTTGGTTCAATTTCTAAAGCCCTCATCCAATCATCAAAATGGGAACCCAAAGAAAGAGAAAACTATATGCTCCGATCTCTGGAGCGCTCCAAGGCTTTTTCCTTTGAAAAATTTATTTCCATTATAGAAGATGCGGTCATAGAAATTAGCGCTCGAAAGTCGGGTGAATTTTTTGATGTTGAACATGAAAGCCAATTACCCCCCTCTTTTTTGACTTTTCCCTGGATTGAGCAGTTTCCAAAAAGTTTTGGGGATATGCCAGAGAGTCATTCTGAAGCGTATTTGATTTTGATTTTACAATTAGCAAGGATCAGAATGGAGCGGCGATTTGTTGAATTGTCAAAGAAAGATTTAGATGCTAAAGAGCGATCTTCTGTCGAAAGGGAATTTTCTTCCATTGAGTTTGCAATTGAAGCTCGAATTCGTGAATTGAAGAGATTGAAAAACTATAAAGAGGGTGTCATTGATTGA
- a CDS encoding copper-binding protein yields MNKTTKQMTSLTGIFLGVLLAGTMALADDMGNMNGMTDMSSGMGSMSSSEPVGHGKGVIEMIDRKAGTVTIKHGPIREFGWSGMTMTFTLRHRSSLKSLKKGERVRFDVVQSNQGSAVITKIHSVK; encoded by the coding sequence ATGAATAAGACCACAAAACAGATGACGTCCCTGACAGGGATCTTCCTGGGTGTCCTCCTGGCTGGGACGATGGCACTGGCCGACGACATGGGAAACATGAACGGAATGACGGACATGTCGTCGGGAATGGGTAGCATGTCCTCCTCCGAACCCGTAGGTCACGGGAAGGGAGTCATCGAAATGATCGACCGGAAGGCCGGGACGGTGACCATCAAGCACGGACCGATCAGGGAGTTCGGATGGAGCGGTATGACCATGACGTTCACGCTCCGCCACCGGTCTTCCCTGAAATCTCTCAAAAAGGGAGAACGGGTCCGATTCGATGTAGTTCAGAGCAACCAGGGATCGGCAGTGATCACGAAGATCCATTCTGTGAAATAA
- a CDS encoding glycosyltransferase family 9 protein, producing the protein MSINIIKPDHLGDLVLSSPAIKVLAKKFPGSTLWCSPLTYSLAKFLFKDTVDIKPVEFPHLVKHVSLHDETLSKLKNALNRSELNVFLRRDPMILDFVSSVKSQSILIRDDSQTHQTILDRNAILSLTGNYSRSKNFFLGFRRFPSASTLKKIGLVAGVGFINNAWPESYWARLCYLLLEKGLEVYLIGSNDVHPRMRIISDATGLRRGNIILCDSSFRWVETLKDLDLIVSGDGGTAHICSLVVPVISIFGPSPWRRFAPFGAQNVVLTRNVSCSPCPQFTKDTVNCCMYRHCLLEILPDNISEIIDFLCFNKNLSHLWGKDIFSFVGTSHLSEMNSEKCHN; encoded by the coding sequence GTGAGCATAAACATTATTAAACCTGATCACTTAGGTGATCTCGTTCTTTCTTCACCAGCGATTAAAGTTTTGGCAAAAAAATTTCCAGGCTCAACTTTATGGTGTTCCCCTTTAACCTATTCTTTGGCAAAGTTTCTTTTTAAAGACACTGTCGATATCAAACCAGTAGAGTTTCCACACCTTGTAAAACATGTCTCCCTTCACGATGAAACCCTTTCTAAGCTAAAAAACGCTTTGAACAGGTCCGAACTGAATGTTTTTCTTCGTCGGGATCCAATGATTCTTGACTTTGTTTCTTCAGTAAAATCTCAGAGCATTCTGATCCGTGATGACAGTCAGACTCATCAAACAATTTTGGATAGAAATGCCATTCTTTCGTTGACAGGGAATTATTCCAGGTCAAAAAATTTTTTTTTGGGTTTCCGACGATTTCCATCCGCTTCAACTTTAAAAAAAATAGGATTGGTTGCGGGGGTTGGTTTTATAAATAATGCTTGGCCTGAGTCCTATTGGGCCCGTCTTTGTTATTTGCTACTTGAAAAAGGTCTGGAAGTTTATCTGATCGGCTCCAATGATGTTCATCCCCGGATGAGAATCATTTCTGATGCCACTGGTTTGAGAAGAGGCAACATTATACTTTGCGACTCTTCTTTTCGCTGGGTAGAGACACTCAAGGACCTGGATCTAATTGTTTCTGGAGATGGGGGAACTGCTCATATTTGTTCTCTTGTGGTACCTGTGATCAGCATTTTTGGTCCCTCTCCATGGCGGAGGTTTGCTCCTTTTGGCGCACAAAATGTAGTATTGACCAGAAATGTTTCTTGTTCTCCATGTCCTCAATTCACAAAAGATACTGTGAATTGCTGTATGTATAGACATTGTCTTCTTGAGATTCTTCCAGATAATATCAGTGAGATCATAGATTTTCTTTGTTTTAATAAAAACTTATCTCATCTTTGGGGAAAGGATATTTTTTCTTTTGTTGGAACAAGTCATTTATCAGAAATGAATTCTGAAAAATGTCACAATTAA
- a CDS encoding TolC family protein — MPFHWTSLFRRRVSNNFSLVRKTRTTQENTYRRFLSAFLLAGALLAGESSGIFRLSPAWAGAPTGTVSSPVSALTLDQAIRLGLARNPGLQQDRARIARDQARFVQAGELKDPMLVVGEQYFPINFNMGASVLTMTTVGIRQDLQPWGKRALLRQSAVHEEKAAHWNLEDKKALLVRNIRIAWLDLYQAKQEEGILRSIGALWEKAFQAALGRYRQGSVEESDALLAQYQKDAIRDKMEQLRIREEKSLYRLMNLLHVNRRFRISLEEPHFPDPLPESVLLKRINHHPAIESGVSQDNAQKFRVRSAEKDKIPAVSVEGDYSYFMGPNLITSTPNLYSVLLSFNLPVRPGERQDQKVAEEEDTLNILEADLETKRQRFIEEIRDSEGYYRHLLSRAAILERVLIPEAKRNEEAALAGYATGTLEMGRVLSSMEKIQNVKLKALSVRVDRLKTSAELAYLSGILQGGHHEP, encoded by the coding sequence ATGCCGTTCCATTGGACTTCACTCTTCAGGAGAAGAGTCTCCAATAATTTTTCTCTTGTCCGTAAGACACGGACAACTCAAGAAAACACCTATCGCCGTTTCCTGTCGGCATTCCTTCTTGCAGGGGCATTGCTGGCAGGGGAATCGTCCGGGATCTTCCGGCTTTCACCGGCTTGGGCCGGAGCGCCAACCGGCACCGTAAGCTCACCTGTTTCCGCACTCACCCTCGATCAGGCCATTCGCCTGGGTCTGGCCCGCAATCCCGGCCTCCAGCAGGATCGGGCTCGGATCGCCCGGGATCAGGCCCGTTTTGTCCAGGCCGGAGAACTAAAGGACCCCATGCTCGTCGTCGGGGAACAGTATTTCCCCATCAACTTCAATATGGGCGCAAGCGTTCTGACCATGACAACGGTGGGGATCCGGCAGGATCTGCAGCCCTGGGGAAAAAGAGCGCTTCTCCGCCAAAGCGCCGTTCATGAAGAAAAGGCGGCCCACTGGAACCTTGAAGATAAAAAAGCCCTTCTTGTCCGGAATATCCGTATCGCCTGGCTCGATCTCTACCAAGCCAAGCAGGAAGAGGGCATTCTGCGATCGATCGGCGCACTTTGGGAAAAAGCCTTTCAGGCAGCGCTCGGCCGCTATCGCCAGGGAAGCGTTGAGGAGTCGGACGCCCTTTTGGCCCAATATCAAAAAGACGCCATCCGGGACAAGATGGAACAGCTCCGAATCCGGGAGGAAAAAAGCCTTTATCGCCTGATGAACCTCTTGCACGTCAACAGGCGGTTCCGGATTTCCCTTGAGGAACCCCATTTTCCGGACCCCCTTCCCGAATCCGTTCTCCTCAAACGTATCAATCATCATCCTGCCATCGAATCCGGGGTTTCACAGGACAATGCCCAGAAATTCCGGGTCCGGTCGGCGGAGAAAGACAAAATTCCCGCCGTTTCGGTCGAGGGCGATTACAGCTATTTCATGGGGCCGAATCTGATCACGTCGACACCCAACCTGTATTCCGTCCTGTTGTCCTTCAATCTTCCGGTCCGGCCGGGGGAACGCCAGGATCAAAAGGTCGCGGAAGAAGAAGACACACTGAACATTCTGGAAGCCGATCTTGAGACAAAGCGCCAGCGGTTTATCGAAGAGATCCGGGACTCCGAAGGGTATTACCGACACCTCCTTTCCAGGGCAGCGATCCTCGAGCGGGTTCTCATACCTGAAGCCAAAAGGAACGAGGAAGCCGCCCTCGCCGGCTATGCCACCGGAACACTGGAGATGGGACGCGTTCTTTCCTCAATGGAAAAAATCCAAAACGTCAAACTCAAGGCCCTGTCCGTCCGCGTCGACCGTTTGAAAACAAGTGCGGAGCTTGCCTATCTGTCCGGCATTCTTCAGGGAGGACACCATGAACCGTAA
- a CDS encoding efflux RND transporter periplasmic adaptor subunit — translation MNRKALFLLALSLAVGALAGAGVMRWILPLKELGPKTLTRQNPPERHVLYWRNPMNPSLHSDHPMKDNMGMDYIPVYAKPAESLKNAISVDPRIRQTLGIKVVPAVNRTFSRTIRTAATVAIDRRRSRSVTTRFQGWIRSLSVLAPGDTIRKGALLARVYSPKLASSEKDALIALDAARSDPGSKDNRALWEASRERLRLLGVPDPEIDRLEKTGQARSVLPVYAPYSGIVTSIGARVGDEVSPGKPLMVLTDLSRVWVDVAFYSNQLDWVKPGDPVTLRLPDTPGRVYRGHLHFVDPSLNRKSRTIRARVPVANPDGFLKPGMYLEATMHPDPRPDVLVVPREALIRTGTKTVVITEIGHGYFRPVGVTPGVRSDHWVAILSGLHEGDRVVVSGQFLLDAESQFENVSARMEKGSRP, via the coding sequence ATGAACCGTAAAGCCTTATTCTTGTTGGCACTTTCCCTGGCGGTTGGAGCCCTCGCCGGCGCCGGTGTCATGCGGTGGATTCTTCCCCTGAAAGAACTAGGGCCGAAAACCCTCACCCGGCAGAATCCTCCGGAAAGACATGTCCTGTACTGGCGAAACCCCATGAACCCCTCCCTCCATTCGGACCACCCGATGAAGGACAACATGGGGATGGACTACATTCCTGTGTATGCCAAACCTGCCGAGTCCCTCAAGAACGCCATATCGGTGGATCCCCGGATCCGGCAAACGTTGGGGATCAAAGTGGTTCCGGCCGTGAACCGGACATTTTCGCGCACGATCCGGACGGCCGCGACGGTCGCGATCGATCGTAGACGGAGCCGGTCCGTAACGACTCGATTCCAGGGATGGATCCGGAGTCTTTCGGTCCTGGCGCCCGGTGATACGATCCGAAAGGGAGCTCTCTTGGCCCGGGTGTATTCCCCCAAACTGGCGAGCTCCGAAAAGGACGCGCTAATCGCCCTCGATGCGGCCCGGTCCGATCCGGGATCAAAAGACAATCGAGCCCTCTGGGAAGCGTCCCGGGAGCGATTGCGGCTCCTGGGAGTGCCGGATCCAGAAATCGATCGTCTCGAAAAAACCGGCCAAGCCCGATCGGTCCTTCCCGTCTACGCGCCTTATTCGGGAATCGTGACATCGATCGGCGCTCGCGTGGGAGACGAGGTCAGTCCGGGAAAACCGCTGATGGTCCTGACCGACCTTTCCCGGGTCTGGGTCGATGTCGCCTTTTACTCCAACCAGTTGGATTGGGTCAAGCCGGGAGACCCTGTGACGCTCCGGCTTCCCGACACTCCCGGGCGCGTCTATCGGGGACACCTTCATTTCGTTGATCCCAGCCTCAACCGAAAGAGCCGGACCATCCGGGCCCGGGTGCCCGTCGCAAACCCGGACGGATTTTTGAAGCCCGGCATGTACCTCGAGGCGACAATGCACCCGGATCCCCGCCCCGACGTTCTGGTCGTCCCGCGAGAGGCCCTGATCCGCACAGGGACGAAGACGGTCGTCATCACCGAAATCGGACACGGGTATTTCCGGCCGGTAGGCGTGACGCCCGGAGTCCGCTCGGACCATTGGGTCGCAATCCTTTCCGGACTTCATGAAGGGGATCGGGTCGTGGTCAGCGGACAGTTCCTCCTGGACGCCGAATCCCAGTTCGAAAACGTCTCCGCACGGATGGAAAAAGGAAGCCGGCCATGA